The following proteins come from a genomic window of Megalobrama amblycephala isolate DHTTF-2021 linkage group LG1, ASM1881202v1, whole genome shotgun sequence:
- the LOC125244573 gene encoding BEN domain-containing protein 5-like isoform X1, which translates to MFAYVRYIDDNIRQIVPLDYIKDFCPQDVNDFEIKKKYHILWKKSPEDQGQYYKAQILKLAESEEELTRERISIPPLDSDEEDCSSYKNSMNPSCDKTNDKTKKKAAVQNTHKKKNLMDILKEKKKVVQSSFESNMEYVPIAVHKELQDKYYNLKKRMREEEMANEENGKKIKCLKEEKREMKAELLQLRKLNLHLQEELFLNKKITDNETSSAVHTPLLQRAEKTADMQTAIIPKITQKTSSSSHTHLTEHHGLEEPAEELTTGRCKDGKDLGHGVMISTEKWDIVRRVVGDSNFCKSLAVVIWGTTVLKQRSVTGMKCNAKKTADAKPPLTPEKVSAIKECLSQRLKERGHTSEEINKRLLSVRKYLAEKISDINRIKTVSGLTQPQWIQ; encoded by the exons ATGTTTGCCTACGTCCGGTATATCGATGACAACATCCGACAGATAGTGCCCTTGGACTATATAAAAGACTTCTGTCCACAGGATGTCAATGATtttgaaataaagaaaaaatatcatattttgtgGAAGAAATCACCAGAGGACCAGGGACAATACTACAAAGCACAGATATTAAAATTGGCTG AATCTGAAGAGGAATTAACGCGTGAGAGAATCTCAATACCCCCACTCGACAGTGATGAGGAAGACTGTTCATCCTATAAAAACTCCATGAATCCATCT tgtgacAAAACAAATGACAAGACAAAAAAGAAGGCAGCAGTCCAAAACacgcacaaaaaaaagaatttaatgGATatcctaaaagaaaaaaaaaaggttgtccAGAGCAGTTTTGAATCAAACATGGAATATGTCCCCATAGCTGTGCACAAGGAACTGCAAGACAAATATTACAACCTCAAAAAAAGGATGCGAGAGGAGGAGATGGCCAATGAagaaaatgggaaaaaaattaaatgcttaaaagaagaaaaaagggaGATGAAGGCAGAACTGCTGCAACTAAGGAAACTAAACTTACATCTCCAGGAGGAGCTCTTCCTAAACAAGAAAA TAACAGACAATGAGACCTCTTCTGCAGTCCACACTCCACTTCTACAGCGGGCAGAAAAAACAGCAGATATGCAAACTGCCATAATACCCAAAA TAACACAAAAGACCTCTTCTTCAAGCCACACTCACCTCACGGAGCATCATGGTCTAGAAGAACCAGCAGAGGAGCTAACTACTGGAAGATGCAAGGATGGCAAG gatCTAGGACATGGAGTCATGATATCCACAGAAAAATGGGACATCGTGAGGAGAGTTGTGGGTGACTCAAACTTCTGTAAGAGCCTGGCTGTCGTTATATGGGGAACCACAGTCCTCAAACAGAGGAGTGTGACCGGCATGAAATGCAACGCTAAAAAAACTGCTGATGCAAAACCACCTCTGACTCCTGAAAAGGTCTCAGCTATCAAAG AGTGTCTGTCTCAGAGGCTGAAGGAAAGAGGCCACACCTCAGAGGAAATAAATAAGCGCCTCCTAAGTGTACGAAAATACCTGGCTGAGAAGATCAGTGACATAAACCGGATAAAAACTGTCAGTG
- the LOC125244573 gene encoding BEN domain-containing protein 5-like isoform X2 has protein sequence MFAYVRYIDDNIRQIVPLDYIKDFCPQDVNDFEIKKKYHILWKKSPEDQGQYYKAQILKLAESEEELTRERISIPPLDSDEEDCSSYKNSMNPSCDKTNDKTKKKAAVQNTHKKKNLMDILKEKKKVVQSSFESNMEYVPIAVHKELQDKYYNLKKRMREEEMANEENGKKIKCLKEEKREMKAELLQLRKLNLHLQEELFLNKKITDNETSSAVHTPLLQRAEKTADMQTAIIPKITQKTSSSSHTHLTEHHGLEEPAEELTTGRCKDGKDLGHGVMISTEKWDIVRRVVGDSNFCKSLAVVIWGTTVLKQRSVTGMKCNAKKTADAKPPLTPEKVSAIKECLSQRLKERGHTSEEINKRLLSVRKYLAEKISDINRIKTVSGMHRFQVQ, from the exons ATGTTTGCCTACGTCCGGTATATCGATGACAACATCCGACAGATAGTGCCCTTGGACTATATAAAAGACTTCTGTCCACAGGATGTCAATGATtttgaaataaagaaaaaatatcatattttgtgGAAGAAATCACCAGAGGACCAGGGACAATACTACAAAGCACAGATATTAAAATTGGCTG AATCTGAAGAGGAATTAACGCGTGAGAGAATCTCAATACCCCCACTCGACAGTGATGAGGAAGACTGTTCATCCTATAAAAACTCCATGAATCCATCT tgtgacAAAACAAATGACAAGACAAAAAAGAAGGCAGCAGTCCAAAACacgcacaaaaaaaagaatttaatgGATatcctaaaagaaaaaaaaaaggttgtccAGAGCAGTTTTGAATCAAACATGGAATATGTCCCCATAGCTGTGCACAAGGAACTGCAAGACAAATATTACAACCTCAAAAAAAGGATGCGAGAGGAGGAGATGGCCAATGAagaaaatgggaaaaaaattaaatgcttaaaagaagaaaaaagggaGATGAAGGCAGAACTGCTGCAACTAAGGAAACTAAACTTACATCTCCAGGAGGAGCTCTTCCTAAACAAGAAAA TAACAGACAATGAGACCTCTTCTGCAGTCCACACTCCACTTCTACAGCGGGCAGAAAAAACAGCAGATATGCAAACTGCCATAATACCCAAAA TAACACAAAAGACCTCTTCTTCAAGCCACACTCACCTCACGGAGCATCATGGTCTAGAAGAACCAGCAGAGGAGCTAACTACTGGAAGATGCAAGGATGGCAAG gatCTAGGACATGGAGTCATGATATCCACAGAAAAATGGGACATCGTGAGGAGAGTTGTGGGTGACTCAAACTTCTGTAAGAGCCTGGCTGTCGTTATATGGGGAACCACAGTCCTCAAACAGAGGAGTGTGACCGGCATGAAATGCAACGCTAAAAAAACTGCTGATGCAAAACCACCTCTGACTCCTGAAAAGGTCTCAGCTATCAAAG AGTGTCTGTCTCAGAGGCTGAAGGAAAGAGGCCACACCTCAGAGGAAATAAATAAGCGCCTCCTAAGTGTACGAAAATACCTGGCTGAGAAGATCAGTGACATAAACCGGATAAAAACTGTCAGTG GAATGCACAGATTTCAGGTCCAGTAG
- the LOC125244573 gene encoding BEN domain-containing protein 5-like isoform X4 produces the protein MFAYVRYIDDNIRQIVPLDYIKDFCPQDVNDFEIKKKYHILWKKSPEDQGQYYKAQILKLAESEEELTRERISIPPLDSDEEDCSSYKNSMNPSDLGHGVMISTEKWDIVRRVVGDSNFCKSLAVVIWGTTVLKQRSVTGMKCNAKKTADAKPPLTPEKVSAIKECLSQRLKERGHTSEEINKRLLSVRKYLAEKISDINRIKTVSGLTQPQWIQ, from the exons ATGTTTGCCTACGTCCGGTATATCGATGACAACATCCGACAGATAGTGCCCTTGGACTATATAAAAGACTTCTGTCCACAGGATGTCAATGATtttgaaataaagaaaaaatatcatattttgtgGAAGAAATCACCAGAGGACCAGGGACAATACTACAAAGCACAGATATTAAAATTGGCTG AATCTGAAGAGGAATTAACGCGTGAGAGAATCTCAATACCCCCACTCGACAGTGATGAGGAAGACTGTTCATCCTATAAAAACTCCATGAATCCATCT gatCTAGGACATGGAGTCATGATATCCACAGAAAAATGGGACATCGTGAGGAGAGTTGTGGGTGACTCAAACTTCTGTAAGAGCCTGGCTGTCGTTATATGGGGAACCACAGTCCTCAAACAGAGGAGTGTGACCGGCATGAAATGCAACGCTAAAAAAACTGCTGATGCAAAACCACCTCTGACTCCTGAAAAGGTCTCAGCTATCAAAG AGTGTCTGTCTCAGAGGCTGAAGGAAAGAGGCCACACCTCAGAGGAAATAAATAAGCGCCTCCTAAGTGTACGAAAATACCTGGCTGAGAAGATCAGTGACATAAACCGGATAAAAACTGTCAGTG
- the LOC125244573 gene encoding BEN domain-containing protein 5-like isoform X3 produces MNPSCDKTNDKTKKKAAVQNTHKKKNLMDILKEKKKVVQSSFESNMEYVPIAVHKELQDKYYNLKKRMREEEMANEENGKKIKCLKEEKREMKAELLQLRKLNLHLQEELFLNKKITDNETSSAVHTPLLQRAEKTADMQTAIIPKITQKTSSSSHTHLTEHHGLEEPAEELTTGRCKDGKDLGHGVMISTEKWDIVRRVVGDSNFCKSLAVVIWGTTVLKQRSVTGMKCNAKKTADAKPPLTPEKVSAIKECLSQRLKERGHTSEEINKRLLSVRKYLAEKISDINRIKTVSGLTQPQWIQ; encoded by the exons ATGAATCCATCT tgtgacAAAACAAATGACAAGACAAAAAAGAAGGCAGCAGTCCAAAACacgcacaaaaaaaagaatttaatgGATatcctaaaagaaaaaaaaaaggttgtccAGAGCAGTTTTGAATCAAACATGGAATATGTCCCCATAGCTGTGCACAAGGAACTGCAAGACAAATATTACAACCTCAAAAAAAGGATGCGAGAGGAGGAGATGGCCAATGAagaaaatgggaaaaaaattaaatgcttaaaagaagaaaaaagggaGATGAAGGCAGAACTGCTGCAACTAAGGAAACTAAACTTACATCTCCAGGAGGAGCTCTTCCTAAACAAGAAAA TAACAGACAATGAGACCTCTTCTGCAGTCCACACTCCACTTCTACAGCGGGCAGAAAAAACAGCAGATATGCAAACTGCCATAATACCCAAAA TAACACAAAAGACCTCTTCTTCAAGCCACACTCACCTCACGGAGCATCATGGTCTAGAAGAACCAGCAGAGGAGCTAACTACTGGAAGATGCAAGGATGGCAAG gatCTAGGACATGGAGTCATGATATCCACAGAAAAATGGGACATCGTGAGGAGAGTTGTGGGTGACTCAAACTTCTGTAAGAGCCTGGCTGTCGTTATATGGGGAACCACAGTCCTCAAACAGAGGAGTGTGACCGGCATGAAATGCAACGCTAAAAAAACTGCTGATGCAAAACCACCTCTGACTCCTGAAAAGGTCTCAGCTATCAAAG AGTGTCTGTCTCAGAGGCTGAAGGAAAGAGGCCACACCTCAGAGGAAATAAATAAGCGCCTCCTAAGTGTACGAAAATACCTGGCTGAGAAGATCAGTGACATAAACCGGATAAAAACTGTCAGTG